A part of Candidatus Neomarinimicrobiota bacterium genomic DNA contains:
- a CDS encoding co-chaperone GroES, whose translation MRSKNKQILVVGDRVLIRPDKGEGKSKAGIYLPPSVVEKQEVLSGVVVEVGPGIPLGNPEDNMDEPWSTNDSGSVKYIPSQAEVGDMVLFVNKASIEIKIENEDYLIMPQSAILILIRDDLHSLAD comes from the coding sequence ATGCGAAGTAAAAATAAACAGATACTTGTGGTGGGCGATCGTGTCTTGATCCGCCCAGACAAAGGTGAAGGAAAATCAAAGGCGGGGATTTACTTGCCGCCAAGCGTGGTTGAAAAGCAGGAAGTCTTAAGCGGTGTGGTGGTAGAAGTAGGCCCGGGAATTCCATTGGGTAATCCAGAAGACAATATGGATGAACCCTGGTCAACCAACGACAGTGGGTCGGTGAAATATATTCCATCCCAAGCTGAAGTAGGCGATATGGTATTATTTGTAAATAAAGCGTCTATCGAAATAAAAATCGAAAATGAGGATTATCTCATTATGCCCCAGTCCGCCATTCTCATCCTCATCCGGGATGACCTTCACAGTTTAGCCGATTAA